One Coriobacteriia bacterium genomic window, CGATGGGTCTTCCGTCGGCTCGCCGACCTCTTTGCCGGATTCCGCGACATGCGCTTCAATGGAGTCGACCTCACGGAACTCTCGATGGGGATGACGAACGATTTCCGTGTCGCGGTCGAGGAGGGTGCGACGATCGTCCGGATCGGAAGGGCGATATTCGGCCGATGAACCGAGTCGGACCGGCACGAGGGACCGAGGAGCACCACGTGAGCCTGTGGCAGTCGATGAAGGCGCGTCTGGGCCTGTCCGACGAGTACGACGAGTCCTTCGAGGACGAATACGACGACGAGCCCGGCGAGGAGGCCCCCGTCGCGTACCGCAGTCCCTATTCCGACCCTCTGACCATCCGCAGGGTCGACCGCGAGCCGGACGTCGCCCGCGCCCGCGAGGCCGCAGTGCATCGCAGCGCGCGAGACGGTTCCCCTCAGGTGAGGATGTACATCTCGGAGCCCCGGTCCTTCTCCGAGGCACAGTCGATCGCGGACAAGTTCAAGCAGGAGGTGCCGGTCATCCTGAACCTGACCGGGACCGATTCGGACCTGGCGAAGCGTTTCATCGACTTCGCGTCGGGATTGACGTACGGATGCGACGGAGGTCTTCAGCGCGTCGCGGACAGGGTGTTCATGCTCTCGCCGCGCAACGTCGACGTCTCGGCCGAGGACCGTCGCCGTCTGAAGGACACGGGCCTTTTCGGTCTCGACATCTGAGGCTCGTCCGCACACCGAGAGGAAGGCGCGTCCCCCGCATGGATCGTATCCCGCGCATCGCCGTCATCGGGGGCGGCCGTATGGGAGAGGCTATCGTCGCCGGCTGGCTCGCGGCCGGTCGCGCCGATGCCGGCTCGATCACGGTCGCCGAGCCCGACGCCGCGCGCCGCGAGGTCCTGCAAGACACGCA contains:
- the sepF gene encoding cell division protein SepF, with the protein product MNRVGPARGTEEHHVSLWQSMKARLGLSDEYDESFEDEYDDEPGEEAPVAYRSPYSDPLTIRRVDREPDVARAREAAVHRSARDGSPQVRMYISEPRSFSEAQSIADKFKQEVPVILNLTGTDSDLAKRFIDFASGLTYGCDGGLQRVADRVFMLSPRNVDVSAEDRRRLKDTGLFGLDI